From the Streptomyces sp. Sge12 genome, the window TCTCGATGCCCGCGTCGCCCATCGTCCCTGCAAGCATGGACTGGGCCGCGTCGAGGCCGAAGGTGTGCTCCGGGTTCCAGTGCAGGATCACCTCGGCGCCCGGCACCAGGCGGCTGTCCCGCTCGATGTTCTGGGCGTACACCTCCAGCTCCGGACAGACCTGGCTGTCGATGACGTACTGCGTGGAGACGCCGATGAAGGAGGAGTCGGCGATCCGCCCGGTGATCTTGTTGCGGCCGGTCGCGATGGTGTGCTCCTCGTCCTCGTGGACCAGGGAGATCTTCTCGGGGCGCACCCCGACCAGGAGCTTTCCGCCCGTACGGGGGGTGGTCGCGCAGCGGGCGGCGGGCAGCCGGAGGGTGGCGCCGGAGGCGGACACGACGATCTCGGATCCGGAGCCGGCCGCGGCGCCGGTGCCGGCGGTCTCCACGGTGGCCTCGATGAGGTTCGAGGTGCCGAGGAAGTTGGCGACGAAGGTGGTGCCGGGGTTCTCGTACAGCTCGGCGGGGGCGCCCAGCTGCTCGACGCGGCCGCCGTTCATCACGGCGACCGTGTCGGCCATCGTCATGGCCTCCTCCTGGTCGTGCGTGACGTGCACGAAGGTGATGCCGACCTCGGTCTGGATCCGCTTGAGCTCCAGCTGCATCTGGCGGCGCAGCTTGAGGTCGAGGGCGCCGAGCGGCTCGTCGAGGAGCAGTACCTGCGGGTGGTTGATCAGGGCGCGGGCGACGGCGACGCGCTGCTGCTGGCCGCCGGAGAGCTGGTGCGGCTTGCGCTGGGCGAACTGGCCGAGCTGGACCAGCTCCAGCATGTCGTCCACCTGCTTCTTGACCGACTTTATGCCGCGCCGGCGCAGTCCGAAGGCGACGTTCTCGAAGATGCTCAGGTGCGGGAAGAGTGCGTAGCTCTGGAAGACCGTGTTGACCGGGCGCTTGTACGGCTGCAGGTCGGTGACCTCCCGGTCGCCGAGGTGGACCGTGCCGGTGGAGGGCTCCTCCAGGCCGGCGATCATGCGCAGGGTGGTGGTCTTCCCGCAGCCGGAGGCGCCGAGCAGCGCGAAGAAGGAGCCCTGGGGGATGGTGAGATCCAGCGGGTGCACGGCGGTGAAGGTGCCGTAGTGCTTGCTGATCCCGGAGAGGCGGACGTCGCCGCCCGCGGTCTTGTCAGTCATGGATGGTCCCGGGGTTGGGTGGGGCAAGGGGTCGAAGGCTCGGCGGAGCC encodes:
- a CDS encoding ABC transporter ATP-binding protein; translated protein: MTDKTAGGDVRLSGISKHYGTFTAVHPLDLTIPQGSFFALLGASGCGKTTTLRMIAGLEEPSTGTVHLGDREVTDLQPYKRPVNTVFQSYALFPHLSIFENVAFGLRRRGIKSVKKQVDDMLELVQLGQFAQRKPHQLSGGQQQRVAVARALINHPQVLLLDEPLGALDLKLRRQMQLELKRIQTEVGITFVHVTHDQEEAMTMADTVAVMNGGRVEQLGAPAELYENPGTTFVANFLGTSNLIEATVETAGTGAAAGSGSEIVVSASGATLRLPAARCATTPRTGGKLLVGVRPEKISLVHEDEEHTIATGRNKITGRIADSSFIGVSTQYVIDSQVCPELEVYAQNIERDSRLVPGAEVILHWNPEHTFGLDAAQSMLAGTMGDAGIETVEESA